ACTTGTTTACAAATTCGTGATTTAGGGAAATCCGTAGTAAGTTATAATATAACATacttttatcaaaatatttaaatgtgaCTTTATATTTTGGTTCTTTATTATTTAGGTATTATTATCTTATGACGTAAATCTTTGTAATAAAGCGATGATTTATGATATTGTGACACTTGGAAGAAATGATCCCCTTGAAAAAGTCGACTATCTTAATGCCACCAATGTAAATAAATCATTGTCTAATTCTAATAATGGAAGTCGAGAAAGTTTCAGTTTGAATTCTACATCAATTATTTGTGAGGAATTGCAGTTATCAGATGAAATATACGAGGACATAAAAAGTGTTATAAGAGACTTTCTAACAGTAGTAAGCATGAAGATGATATATGTTATAATTAGGtaatataagaaaaatatgtatatatataaattaatagtaatttTTTTACAGATAGTCAGTAAAGAAATGTATGCTTTATATGGATCATCTTGGGAAAAATATGTTATTATAAAACCACCTTGGACAACTTTGACTGTTTTACAATGTGCTGTAAAACATTGGATAGCTGCTACAAGTGAATCATTTCGAAGAGCAGCAGAATATACTTTGAAAGAATTATTACAGATATTTAAAGATATATCTGGTAATTTTGTTTCTATATTTTGAAAAAGATCATCGTTTCGAAGATTTTTATTAATGTTTAAACATTTTTCTCTTTAAGGCCCAAAGACTTTACAGGAAAATAGTTATATCTTGGACAAATTTAATGATCTGGTACAAATGGTTAATATAGATAAACATTCAGTTTTAATGTTACGAATATCTAAAAAAATTGATGTAATTATTCTCACAATTTCTTCTATTAATATCATTTTAAAGTATCTTGAAATAATATGCATTTTCCTAACGGTATCGTTTTTTTTAGGAGTTAAAAGACAAATGTCGTGAATAtgaatctcaaataaataatcACAAACTGTGTAATGTAATCGGAGTTGAAAATGATGTCGAGAAACAAGAACAAAGAGCACAGAAAGCTTTTCAGTATTTTGAAGCAGCATATGTTTACGCTCGAGATATGGCGTAAGTTTCCTAATTATATTTGTTTATGATgtattattgatatttattcatttatatgtACAGTGGTATAACGGCCAAAACAATAGGAATGCCCTGCACTTTGCAGTACAATGTTTCTAATCCAGCTCCATCTgtagaatttataaaaaaaacagTACCAGAAATTGCAGCGaatgtaaataaattagaaTGCAATCTAAGCGCGTAAGttgtttattattaaattatttaaccaCTCTTTTATATGTGTACATAGTAACAATCATATTTTATTGCAGTGTAGTAGAACAAGTCAAAAATTCTTGTACGGATTATCGAACACTAATAGATTTATATCAGACATTGATAACGTTTCTTCCTGAGAATGCATTAATAGCACTGAAGTTAAACGATGTTGAAATAGAGCCTCTTGATGTATATTGTTGCGTGAAACGAAAGGAGGACGTATTGGATAGAGGTCTACGTCAGCTCCAAGAACTCAATATTCATTTTAGTAGATTAGCGAACTACTGATGTACATagatgtatatttataaaacgaCTAAAATTCTTCTGAATTCAGCTACATCCGTTTTACATAATGTATGTAACACTTATActaatatttctatattataatACAAGAAATAACTTTTGTACAAGGTGGAAAATAAAAATGCACAGCCAGAATAGCAATAGATATTAAATAATGTTCCCTGgcaatttgtaataaaataatttgacaGTGCTCTACCGATCGAGCATTATCTCTGTAAATTTAATTTCTGTACAACTTTGGAAATCCTCCTGGAGGTGGTTGCAGCCAATTTTCTTTCGAATAGGAGGTGTGTTGCGTCTCGATTACGTGAAACGTGTAAGCGTGCCTTGATTTATCGTTTTTGTTTGGATGTGAAAAATGTACTACTTGTCCATGAAGGAGAATGCAGGTTCCTTTGCTAACTGGGACTGGTCGAAAATTACTAAGCTGGTAACAAGGTGCAGCTCTGTCGTAGATTAACAGTTCCTTGGATTCTGAATCCTTATTCCTTACATAACGTCGATGAACACCGCTCTTATGAGAACCTGGTGCGATCCATAGACATCCATTTTCCTGAGTAGCATCTTCCAAAGCGATCCAGAAACCAACAAGCTTCACCGGTTCCGTATACAAATATGTTGCATCTTGGTGCATTATTACTATTATGAAATTAACTTATATTTAGATgttgaaaattgaaataatttaacgaaataaaaaaaaagtaagaaatatttgtttctctTTACCTTCTGATCCAATTCCTGGATTTTTGTAAATGTACATTGACTGACAAATAGCTGGTTCTTGATAATCCAATTGGAAAGCTGCTTCTTTAACTCTTTCATCAAAAGTATATTTTTTGAATGTAGGGTGAAGCCAGTGCAGGGCGTGACCTACCTGTAATTTTGTCAAaggaaatatttgatatttatataagtaattattgtaaatgtttattattatttcaaattagTATCTTCTATTTTACCTTATTTAAGGACACTCGAGGATGAACTTTCAACTTTCCATTATCGTCTAAAGCTTCAGCCTCAAAGAACACACTGATTTTGTTACCACTGTCcagaaaatatttatctttgctctgaataataaataaattcgaaatgtaAGCGTCGTATCGATGATACTTAAATAAATAAGACATATCCTTAATTCAACTCGTACCTGTTGCAACTCTATCGTACTGAAAACTTTCCTCTCATTTTCCGGAGGCAAGTTGGTAGTGAATTCTTCTCCGCAAGATTTGAGTTCGTCGATCTCTTCCGGTTGGAAGAAATCTTCCAGAACGACGAAACCATTTTTCTCAAACTGTGAACATGAAAATGTTTTATCTCGTTGTTAATCATGCTAATAGCGACGAGTTCAGATGATTCATTTTCGTTTGTATCTCTCGAAAGAACACGATACGTTTGGCACTAAATACTATTGATATAATTTATACGAACGTAAACATTGGACATAAACTGTTTTGTACATAAATCAAGCTTGGCTTGGCTCTAGTTTATAAACGAGCTCCCGAAGCATTACCAATTCGATTATTCacttctgatattaaattacatTCATATTATTTATGGTATTTTTCGTTTGTGATTTCTAAGTAACAAAATTTACAGGAAAAATAAGGAAGGTGTGGAGAAACTTTCTATTTTTGTCATTATATTTTCtcctaaattatttatttatttccgaaatatattaataatcacCTCGTGCCCGCTTGTACATGTTATTCGACCGCATCCTGTATAATAAGACGAGGAAAAACATGTTATAGAAGTTCTTTTCGAAAAACTAACGATTTACCGAATCTGACATTTCTTTTCTACTTCAGGACTTTCCCACCTTTCCTCTTTTCCTATACAGGAATCGAATAATTCGGATAGATTCAGGGGACCGTGGAAAAATCTCATCCCATGTCACAGCTGAATCAGACGAATGAGCATGATTCGTCCGGACCAGAATAGAAAGGCGCGCGCGTAGGCGTTCATTCTTCTTCGTGAATGGACACGGTGCAGCCTTTCGTGTTTCACGGGTCCACGAGCCTGCGTTTTATGTGGTCATTAGACCAAAGTAAGGTCGAGACCCCGGGACCCAGTTGTTCTTTCGCGAGAGACCGTATCTGAACTTTCCCTTCGTCCACCATTCACCACTTTGATAACGTACAATTAaagttacgattagaatgaatTCGTGTTCCCACGAACTTTCTATCCGATGAATGCGTCAGACCGATGAAATATAAACCGCTTAGGAAAAGAGTTTCACATTGATCATCTCCACAAATTCGAAAAAGATCAGACAACGGTGCAAACGTTATTTTTTAAGATTCACGTTTTCAATACCATTGTGAAAAGACGTTGCTTGCGATTACAGTTCACACGAAGATGCAcgtagtatttcgctttcggCTGCATCTTAGCGAGGGAGGAGGAGCAGGAAACGGAGGAAAAAGGTGGGTTTGTAAGCGTTTGAACGAGACGCTGTAGCGAGACGAGAGAGTAAGAAGAGATGTTTTAACGAACAAGGCGTATGTAGAGCAGAGAATGCGCGTATTAATCTTCTGCTTTGTAGAAAGCGCGCGTCACTTTTAATTGCCGCTCGATGCGCCAAGTCGCAATTAGAAATGCGTAACGTGGCGGGAATGCGGGACGTTTGTATTTTCACGCTGAACTATTCATTCACCGATTATTAGAATCACAATATTATTGATTCCTTAATTGCcgtatttcaatataaatacgTTGGATCGATGTATTTCCTATCAAATCTAAGTACCATTAATTTATTTTGATTACCACTATGTAATTGTATAAGAAATCTCTGTAACCTGATTCATGATTATCGTAATTACCGATTCACAAGCTTTAAGAATTTTCATTCGAACATTCAAGTAGACTGCCCGTAattaaatacttaaataaatgtttcagaAACTTTTTTATTCGTTGGAAATTCATGTTCTTATAGATAATGTTACTATTAGCGTGATAAATGATTTTCCCTTGTTATAAAGGATTAAACGCATCATTAAAGAGAAGAACGATTGCACGGGtaattattaatgtatttaGTAAAAGGACATTGAATGTGAACAAGTCTCTTAAACCGAGCGTGGCATCCCATTAAAGAAATTagctcttctctttctctttgctAGAGCCATCGTGGTATTTCCGTTTCAAGAGATCGCGTGGGAGGATCAAGAATGACGTTTCGTCGTCCAAGAACACGGATGTAATACGCGTTGGCCTCCCTTGGTCGTTTAATCGTCACCTTAACCGGAATCTAAAAATGGATCGCCGGATCACAGTGTTGACCACGTGCGTCCGATTATTATATATACGATTTATATATGTCTCGATCAGCGATTGGAAATTGTTTGACCGATTATATTGTCGGTAATAACGATATTaatgtctatatatatatatatatataataattagactatgtaattatttttatgcatttatttaaAGCGAAATTTAAAGATGAAAAAATGCGCAGAGTTACAAAGTAGAGATTTCATCGTGATATTAggtgaaataaatttttgtctAAATTTTGTTGTTTCAATCGTGTTTGACAAAAATACGactttgcataaatatctgcaaTCTAGCGGTCGTATTTGTCTGTCTCTGTTAAAATTTCACTCTAAATCATGATGTATTTTTGTATTCATGATCATGTGTACAATTTATCTATGTAAAATAAAGTTGTGATAAAATGAGTTGTtacatttttctataaaaaataattatgcgCTAACGCGATTTTAACTTagtataaaattatttggaCACAATTTACACGAATTTCGAGCATTAGTGAAATAAAGCCAGAAGTAACGATGATGTAATTAACAAGAGTATTAATTGCAGAGATAATAACTGTGTGTTGGTAAAACGTTGAATAAATTGACAGATCGTTTCAAGTATTACAAATATTGAatattatcataatattatCAAGACAAACAGTTAGTTAACTACTTAGACACTTTTACCAACAAACACTGCGATGAATACGCTGGAAAGTCTTCTGTTAATAATAGTGACATAAATtatgcaacgatcacaatttaggtaaattatttaacTCGTTATTGTCTGTGTAACATTCCGAATGTCATCATTCTTCCGAAGGATTTCCATGAAAACAATTTATTCAATTCAGACGCTCTGAATAGATACAGAAAAAAATACTAGTAACGCAGATTGATACTATAATATTTTCCACAATGATCGATCAATTATACGTGTAAAACCTAAGCGTAACAGTGATTCTACCAAGATATATcaataacgttgtgtagtatacAAATGAATAATTTCTTGTGATCAAATGAAATCTTAGTTACGAAGGATTAATCATACAAATGTCTTAAAAACATTAATTACTTAACAGAAATTACTTAAATATTACCATTATTCAATAGATATCAACAACTTCATTTCAATGTGCAATCATCTactaaagaatttattttttttattaaatcctTTTGTGATCTCTGCTAACTATATACCTACTTGCATTAAATATCTTGTGActcctatatacattttcagatttatttcaaaCATTACCAAAATAATTATGATAGTCGAGACTCATaatactaatgaaatttcaaaatatttcgcataacatacataatatacacgtaaaaaatatttacaagcgttcaaatactttcacgaGTATATAAGAACGgttaacgttattctatatcgACTTATTTGGGACGTGGTCCATAGTAGGAGGATGCTGACCTCCCTGAAACGATAGGTCGGGCTCGATTATGTCAGTCTTCTCCGATAACGGCACCGGCCATTGGTCTCTCAGCTTTGATTTCGTCGTCTCTTCCCTTTCAACAGAGACACTGTGTCGTTGGGATTCGCTTTTAGCGAGCCCGTATATAGCGTCGTGATCGTACACCGGATCGTTCGATCGACGAACGAGGTCTGGTGACCTTTGATAGGGCGATTAAGAATCGCGATCGATCGACTACTACTTGTTTTTCTTTCGCGACGTGGTCGCTACTTGTAAATAAGGCAAAGAATATTTCGATGCTCGTAGATAGTCGAAACGAGAATACCGAGTCTTCGTCGCTTTTGTTCTAGACTTTGATGTATCGTCGAGACAATATGACGATATTTATGATATCGAGCGTAATTTTTTGATACAGGCGAACAGCGTGTTCGCGTTCCATGGTATCTCGAATGGGAGTTTGATTTCCGATAGGAAAATTGGATGGTTGAACTTGGAGGAGATTGTAATTTTCTACATTAATTATACGAAATTTGCTTTCTTGGGATATATTTTGATTAGTAAATATGGAATATCGTTTTAGGAATAAAGATTGAATTTGTGGAGAAGGGAGAAAGTACTTAAAATGTCGGCGACACGAACTGAATTTAAACGAATAATCTCAACGCTAAAAAAGGTAGAACGTTTATTAAGAGGCAAGGTAAAACGTCTTTTAAAAACACAAGCTGAATTTATACGATCTTATCTGATCTTACGTTGTACCTGCCAAGTTTCACGAACAAAGCCACAAGAAGAGCCAACAAAAATATTACATTCACTTCACGAACACAATATCTATCTTCTAatcaaaaaatacaaatttcactGTATACTATCGTACATTAACAAACTTTCTCTTTACCTACAAATTCTGACAAAAATACAAACAAGATAAAATGcaaagataaaaaaattaacGACTGACAGGAAGAAAaatgattttaaaaatatatgtaactgACAAGATAAGAAGCGACTGTCGGAATATCGGAGAATTTAAACGCGGCAAAGTTCCACGTGGTCGCTATGGCGCGAACATTCTGTCGGACCTTGACTTCTGTTCGAAACAAGGTAACGGAGTCGTGAGCAACTAACTCACCTGCGAGCGGATATCCTTCATCCTATTATGTCCGTCACAGCCGATCTCGGACTGGTCGGTCGGATTTGCTGCGCAGTCGAGCGAGCCTATACGTCCGCGTCCGCAACTGAATGCTACTACGAAATGACTAGGTGAACCGCGAAGGCTCTGTGACGACGGTTGACTCGGGTCGAGTCGTGTGGAATCGAGTCGAGTCGGCCTACGCGGCGACGAATCGTACAGAGTCGTGTTGGGTCGGGTCGGGTCGAGTCGAGTCATCATTTGAACGCGTACGCGCCACGTTATGCTATTGGTGCGCTTCTTTAACACGTGTACGCGATTACGCATGCGTCGATTATGAACTTTTTACGCGGTTTAGTCACTAtgggtcaaatatattatattgagtta
This portion of the Bombus affinis isolate iyBomAffi1 chromosome 1, iyBomAffi1.2, whole genome shotgun sequence genome encodes:
- the LOC126920568 gene encoding phytanoyl-CoA dioxygenase domain-containing protein 1 homolog codes for the protein MKDIRSQFEKNGFVVLEDFFQPEEIDELKSCGEEFTTNLPPENERKVFSTIELQQSKDKYFLDSGNKISVFFEAEALDDNGKLKVHPRVSLNKVGHALHWLHPTFKKYTFDERVKEAAFQLDYQEPAICQSMYIYKNPGIGSEVIMHQDATYLYTEPVKLVGFWIALEDATQENGCLWIAPGSHKSGVHRRYVRNKDSESKELLIYDRAAPCYQLSNFRPVPVSKGTCILLHGQVVHFSHPNKNDKSRHAYTFHVIETQHTSYSKENWLQPPPGGFPKLYRN